In a genomic window of Zingiber officinale cultivar Zhangliang chromosome 9B, Zo_v1.1, whole genome shotgun sequence:
- the LOC122024896 gene encoding putative pre-16S rRNA nuclease isoform X1 — protein MPTAAARPPVPPPFRSFSSYKISPHIHSKLRVRFGKPSAPSSDSKKVDMPVEFLPNARRRKIDPTWRGGGFSLGVDLGSSRTGLALGKGYTPRPLAVLELSGQKLELRLLEIAEKAEVDEFIVGIPKSYDGKETVQSNKVRSIAGRFAAKASERGWRVYLQDEHGTSVDALDYMIDIGYYLHFSIRGLKKSTRRGKVDAYSAMMVLERYFSISGLGTELVLPKQLELQERLRRGPYRDLDF, from the exons ATGCCGACGGCGGCGGCGCGGCCTCCAGTTCCGCCTCCCTTCCGAAGCTTCTCATCTTATAAAATCTCTCCCCACATCCACAGCAAGCTTAGAGTTCGCTTTGGCAAGCCGTCGGCTCCGTCCTCCGACAGCAAGAAGGTTGATATGCCGGTGGAGTTCCTCCCCAACGCTCGACGCCGGAAGATCGATCCCACTTGGCGCGGTGGAGGGTTCAGCCTCGGCGTCGATCTAGGGTCTTCTCGGACTGGCCTAGCCCTCGGCAAAGGCTATACTCCCCGACCCCTAGCT GTGCTGGAGCTGAGCGGCCAGAAACTTGAGCTGCGTTTGCTTGAAATTGCAGAAAAAGCG GAGGTCGACGAGTTCATCGTTGGGATTCCCAAATCTTACGATGGAAAGGAGACAGTTCAGTCCAACAAGGTTCGTAGCATTGCAGGAAGGTTTGCGGCGAAAGCATCAGAGAG AGGTTGGAGAGTTTATTTGCAGGATGAACATGGCACTTCAGTAGATGCTCTTGATTACATGATAGATAT TGGTTATTATCTACACTTCTCTATCAGGGGGCTGAAGAAATCCACCCGACGAGGAAAGGTTGATGCCTACTCCGCCATG ATGGTCCTGGAAAGATATTTCTCCATATCTGGTTTAGGAACTGAACTAGTTCTTCCCAAGCAGTTAGAACTACAAGAGAGACTTCGAAGGGGCCCCTACCGAGATCTCGACTTCTGA
- the LOC122024896 gene encoding putative pre-16S rRNA nuclease isoform X5 → MPTAAARPPVPPPFRSFSSYKISPHIHSKLRVRFGKPSAPSSDSKKVDMPVEFLPNARRRKIDPTWRGGGFSLGVDLGSSRTGLALGKGYTPRPLAVLELSGQKLELRLLEIAEKAEVDEFIVGIPKSYDGKETVQSNKVRSIAGRFAAKASERGLKKSTRRGKVDAYSAMMVLERYFSISGLGTELVLPKQLELQERLRRGPYRDLDF, encoded by the exons ATGCCGACGGCGGCGGCGCGGCCTCCAGTTCCGCCTCCCTTCCGAAGCTTCTCATCTTATAAAATCTCTCCCCACATCCACAGCAAGCTTAGAGTTCGCTTTGGCAAGCCGTCGGCTCCGTCCTCCGACAGCAAGAAGGTTGATATGCCGGTGGAGTTCCTCCCCAACGCTCGACGCCGGAAGATCGATCCCACTTGGCGCGGTGGAGGGTTCAGCCTCGGCGTCGATCTAGGGTCTTCTCGGACTGGCCTAGCCCTCGGCAAAGGCTATACTCCCCGACCCCTAGCT GTGCTGGAGCTGAGCGGCCAGAAACTTGAGCTGCGTTTGCTTGAAATTGCAGAAAAAGCG GAGGTCGACGAGTTCATCGTTGGGATTCCCAAATCTTACGATGGAAAGGAGACAGTTCAGTCCAACAAGGTTCGTAGCATTGCAGGAAGGTTTGCGGCGAAAGCATCAGAGAG GGGGCTGAAGAAATCCACCCGACGAGGAAAGGTTGATGCCTACTCCGCCATG ATGGTCCTGGAAAGATATTTCTCCATATCTGGTTTAGGAACTGAACTAGTTCTTCCCAAGCAGTTAGAACTACAAGAGAGACTTCGAAGGGGCCCCTACCGAGATCTCGACTTCTGA
- the LOC122024896 gene encoding uncharacterized protein LOC122024896 isoform X3 has product MPTAAARPPVPPPFRSFSSYKISPHIHSKLRVRFGKPSAPSSDSKKVDMPVEFLPNARRRKIDPTWRGGGFSLGVDLGSSRTGLALGKGYTPRPLAVLELSGQKLELRLLEIAEKAEVDEFIVGIPKSYDGKETVQSNKVRSIAGRFAAKASERGWRVYLQDEHGTSVDALDYMIDIGYYLHFSIRGLKKSTRRGKVDAYSAMVYGPGKIFLHIWFRN; this is encoded by the exons ATGCCGACGGCGGCGGCGCGGCCTCCAGTTCCGCCTCCCTTCCGAAGCTTCTCATCTTATAAAATCTCTCCCCACATCCACAGCAAGCTTAGAGTTCGCTTTGGCAAGCCGTCGGCTCCGTCCTCCGACAGCAAGAAGGTTGATATGCCGGTGGAGTTCCTCCCCAACGCTCGACGCCGGAAGATCGATCCCACTTGGCGCGGTGGAGGGTTCAGCCTCGGCGTCGATCTAGGGTCTTCTCGGACTGGCCTAGCCCTCGGCAAAGGCTATACTCCCCGACCCCTAGCT GTGCTGGAGCTGAGCGGCCAGAAACTTGAGCTGCGTTTGCTTGAAATTGCAGAAAAAGCG GAGGTCGACGAGTTCATCGTTGGGATTCCCAAATCTTACGATGGAAAGGAGACAGTTCAGTCCAACAAGGTTCGTAGCATTGCAGGAAGGTTTGCGGCGAAAGCATCAGAGAG AGGTTGGAGAGTTTATTTGCAGGATGAACATGGCACTTCAGTAGATGCTCTTGATTACATGATAGATAT TGGTTATTATCTACACTTCTCTATCAGGGGGCTGAAGAAATCCACCCGACGAGGAAAGGTTGATGCCTACTCCGCCATGGTTT ATGGTCCTGGAAAGATATTTCTCCATATCTGGTTTAGGAACTGA
- the LOC122024896 gene encoding putative pre-16S rRNA nuclease isoform X6, with protein sequence MPTAAARPPVPPPFRSFSSYKISPHIHSKLRVRFGKPSAPSSDSKKVDMPVEFLPNARRRKIDPTWRGGGFSLGVDLGSSRTGLALGKGYTPRPLAVLELSGQKLELRLLEIAEKAEVDEFIVGIPKSYDGKETVQSNKVRSIAGRFAAKASERGLKKSTRRGKVDAYSAMVYGPGKIFLHIWFRN encoded by the exons ATGCCGACGGCGGCGGCGCGGCCTCCAGTTCCGCCTCCCTTCCGAAGCTTCTCATCTTATAAAATCTCTCCCCACATCCACAGCAAGCTTAGAGTTCGCTTTGGCAAGCCGTCGGCTCCGTCCTCCGACAGCAAGAAGGTTGATATGCCGGTGGAGTTCCTCCCCAACGCTCGACGCCGGAAGATCGATCCCACTTGGCGCGGTGGAGGGTTCAGCCTCGGCGTCGATCTAGGGTCTTCTCGGACTGGCCTAGCCCTCGGCAAAGGCTATACTCCCCGACCCCTAGCT GTGCTGGAGCTGAGCGGCCAGAAACTTGAGCTGCGTTTGCTTGAAATTGCAGAAAAAGCG GAGGTCGACGAGTTCATCGTTGGGATTCCCAAATCTTACGATGGAAAGGAGACAGTTCAGTCCAACAAGGTTCGTAGCATTGCAGGAAGGTTTGCGGCGAAAGCATCAGAGAG GGGGCTGAAGAAATCCACCCGACGAGGAAAGGTTGATGCCTACTCCGCCATGGTTT ATGGTCCTGGAAAGATATTTCTCCATATCTGGTTTAGGAACTGA
- the LOC122024896 gene encoding putative pre-16S rRNA nuclease isoform X4, translated as MPTAAARPPVPPPFRSFSSYKISPHIHSKLRVRFGKPSAPSSDSKKVDMPVEFLPNARRRKIDPTWRGGGFSLGVDLGSSRTGLALGKGYTPRPLAVLELSGQKLELRLLEIAEKAEVDEFIVGIPKSYDGKETVQSNKVRSIAGRFAAKASERGWRVYLQDEHGTSVDALDYMIDMGLKKSTRRGKVDAYSAMVYGPGKIFLHIWFRN; from the exons ATGCCGACGGCGGCGGCGCGGCCTCCAGTTCCGCCTCCCTTCCGAAGCTTCTCATCTTATAAAATCTCTCCCCACATCCACAGCAAGCTTAGAGTTCGCTTTGGCAAGCCGTCGGCTCCGTCCTCCGACAGCAAGAAGGTTGATATGCCGGTGGAGTTCCTCCCCAACGCTCGACGCCGGAAGATCGATCCCACTTGGCGCGGTGGAGGGTTCAGCCTCGGCGTCGATCTAGGGTCTTCTCGGACTGGCCTAGCCCTCGGCAAAGGCTATACTCCCCGACCCCTAGCT GTGCTGGAGCTGAGCGGCCAGAAACTTGAGCTGCGTTTGCTTGAAATTGCAGAAAAAGCG GAGGTCGACGAGTTCATCGTTGGGATTCCCAAATCTTACGATGGAAAGGAGACAGTTCAGTCCAACAAGGTTCGTAGCATTGCAGGAAGGTTTGCGGCGAAAGCATCAGAGAG AGGTTGGAGAGTTTATTTGCAGGATGAACATGGCACTTCAGTAGATGCTCTTGATTACATGATAGATAT GGGGCTGAAGAAATCCACCCGACGAGGAAAGGTTGATGCCTACTCCGCCATGGTTT ATGGTCCTGGAAAGATATTTCTCCATATCTGGTTTAGGAACTGA
- the LOC122024896 gene encoding putative pre-16S rRNA nuclease isoform X2 has translation MPTAAARPPVPPPFRSFSSYKISPHIHSKLRVRFGKPSAPSSDSKKVDMPVEFLPNARRRKIDPTWRGGGFSLGVDLGSSRTGLALGKGYTPRPLAVLELSGQKLELRLLEIAEKAEVDEFIVGIPKSYDGKETVQSNKVRSIAGRFAAKASERGWRVYLQDEHGTSVDALDYMIDMGLKKSTRRGKVDAYSAMMVLERYFSISGLGTELVLPKQLELQERLRRGPYRDLDF, from the exons ATGCCGACGGCGGCGGCGCGGCCTCCAGTTCCGCCTCCCTTCCGAAGCTTCTCATCTTATAAAATCTCTCCCCACATCCACAGCAAGCTTAGAGTTCGCTTTGGCAAGCCGTCGGCTCCGTCCTCCGACAGCAAGAAGGTTGATATGCCGGTGGAGTTCCTCCCCAACGCTCGACGCCGGAAGATCGATCCCACTTGGCGCGGTGGAGGGTTCAGCCTCGGCGTCGATCTAGGGTCTTCTCGGACTGGCCTAGCCCTCGGCAAAGGCTATACTCCCCGACCCCTAGCT GTGCTGGAGCTGAGCGGCCAGAAACTTGAGCTGCGTTTGCTTGAAATTGCAGAAAAAGCG GAGGTCGACGAGTTCATCGTTGGGATTCCCAAATCTTACGATGGAAAGGAGACAGTTCAGTCCAACAAGGTTCGTAGCATTGCAGGAAGGTTTGCGGCGAAAGCATCAGAGAG AGGTTGGAGAGTTTATTTGCAGGATGAACATGGCACTTCAGTAGATGCTCTTGATTACATGATAGATAT GGGGCTGAAGAAATCCACCCGACGAGGAAAGGTTGATGCCTACTCCGCCATG ATGGTCCTGGAAAGATATTTCTCCATATCTGGTTTAGGAACTGAACTAGTTCTTCCCAAGCAGTTAGAACTACAAGAGAGACTTCGAAGGGGCCCCTACCGAGATCTCGACTTCTGA